The following are encoded in a window of Candidatus Zixiibacteriota bacterium genomic DNA:
- the tuf gene encoding elongation factor Tu (EF-Tu; promotes GTP-dependent binding of aminoacyl-tRNA to the A-site of ribosomes during protein biosynthesis; when the tRNA anticodon matches the mRNA codon, GTP hydrolysis results; the inactive EF-Tu-GDP leaves the ribosome and release of GDP is promoted by elongation factor Ts; many prokaryotes have two copies of the gene encoding EF-Tu), which produces EMVMPGDNITMDVELVSDVALEKELRFAIREGGRTVGAGVVTEITE; this is translated from the coding sequence GAGATGGTCATGCCGGGCGACAACATCACGATGGATGTTGAGCTTGTGAGTGACGTGGCGCTTGAGAAAGAGCTTCGCTTCGCGATCCGCGAGGGTGGACGCACTGTCGGTGCCGGCGTTGTAACTGAGATAACGGAGTAG
- the rpsJ gene encoding 30S ribosomal protein S10 — MDLGQKIRIRLKAYDHHALDKSTREIARTVLRSGAKIAGPVPLPTKRTVYTVLRSPHVDKKSREQFETRIHKRVMDIYSSTPETVDSLMKLDLPAGVDVEIKV, encoded by the coding sequence ATGGATCTGGGTCAGAAAATTAGAATCAGGCTGAAAGCATACGATCATCACGCTCTCGACAAATCGACTCGAGAGATTGCCCGGACAGTACTGCGTAGCGGCGCGAAAATCGCCGGTCCGGTTCCTTTGCCAACCAAACGTACTGTTTATACTGTTTTGAGGTCTCCTCATGTCGATAAGAAATCGCGTGAGCAATTCGAGACCCGGATACATAAGCGAGTGATGGATATTTATAGTTCCACTCCCGAAACGGTGGATTCATTGATGAAACTCGATCTGCCTGCCGGTGTGGACGTAGAAATAAAAGTGTAG
- the rplD gene encoding 50S ribosomal protein L4, whose product MVKARKLTSGGSAGEVDLNPAVFEYEPKKYQVHEYIKSYLRNQRQGTHSTKTRSEVAGGGAKPWRQKGTGRARAGTNNSPLWIGGGVIFGPRPRNYHRNIPRRLKRQALKSLLADKAQNQKIVVFEELQLEKPRTKSVIEFMVNHDLYGHKVLILNDKVNKNFELSCRNIPGIEYRPARLLNSYDLMNAEYLLLTESALTAVEEVFGK is encoded by the coding sequence ATGGTTAAAGCCAGGAAATTGACATCAGGCGGTTCCGCTGGTGAAGTTGACTTGAACCCGGCGGTGTTCGAATACGAACCTAAGAAATACCAGGTACATGAATATATTAAATCGTACCTGAGGAATCAAAGGCAGGGAACTCACAGCACAAAGACACGGTCTGAAGTCGCCGGCGGTGGAGCCAAGCCCTGGCGCCAGAAAGGTACCGGAAGAGCGCGTGCCGGAACCAATAATTCTCCTCTCTGGATCGGTGGCGGCGTTATCTTCGGCCCTAGACCGCGTAACTATCATCGCAATATTCCCCGGCGTTTGAAACGTCAGGCCCTGAAATCATTGTTGGCCGATAAAGCCCAGAATCAGAAGATCGTGGTGTTTGAGGAACTGCAACTTGAAAAACCTCGCACCAAGAGCGTAATCGAGTTTATGGTGAACCATGACCTGTACGGGCACAAGGTGTTGATATTGAATGATAAAGTTAATAAGAATTTTGAGCTTTCATGCAGAAATATACCGGGTATCGAATACCGCCCGGCTCGTCTTTTGAATTCGTACGACCTGATGAACGCGGAATATCTGCTTCTGACAGAATCGGCTCTTACGGCAGTTGAGGAGGTATTTGGAAAATGA
- the rplW gene encoding 50S ribosomal protein L23: protein MKDPRKVLISHLISEKYSELREEQNLYVFHVADDANKLDVKYAVENLFEVDVEKVRTMVVRGKIKRLGRFVGKRPNWKKAVVYLRKDQAITKLDAV, encoded by the coding sequence ATGAAGGATCCTCGCAAAGTTTTGATATCGCACCTGATCTCGGAAAAGTATTCCGAGCTTAGAGAAGAGCAGAATCTTTATGTTTTCCATGTCGCTGACGACGCCAATAAGCTGGATGTCAAGTATGCTGTCGAGAACCTTTTTGAAGTCGATGTCGAGAAGGTCCGTACCATGGTAGTACGTGGTAAAATTAAGAGGCTGGGGCGATTTGTCGGTAAGCGGCCGAACTGGAAGAAGGCGGTTGTATATTTAAGGAAGGACCAGGCGATTACCAAGCTCGACGCGGTTTAA
- the rplC gene encoding 50S ribosomal protein L3, protein MKVIFGRKIGMTRVFTEDGESIPVTVVQAGPCPVVQVKTKESDGYPALKVAFDEIKESRCNMPMSGVFKGAGIAPHRYLREIRLDKDAEDVSVGDSVKADVFKVGDKVDVSGLSKGLGFQGTVRRHGFGGGPKTHGQSDRLRAPGSIGQSSYPSRVLKGTRMSGRMGGKKITVKNIRVVKVDPENNLICLRGAVPGKKNSFIRIAGTK, encoded by the coding sequence ATGAAGGTTATTTTCGGAAGAAAAATAGGTATGACCAGGGTTTTCACCGAAGACGGTGAGAGCATTCCTGTGACAGTAGTCCAGGCCGGTCCCTGTCCGGTGGTTCAGGTAAAAACGAAGGAAAGCGACGGCTACCCGGCTCTCAAGGTTGCCTTTGATGAGATTAAGGAGTCGCGTTGCAACATGCCGATGAGCGGTGTTTTCAAGGGTGCCGGTATTGCGCCACACCGTTACTTGCGGGAGATCCGCCTCGATAAAGACGCCGAGGATGTTTCTGTCGGCGATTCAGTCAAGGCTGATGTCTTCAAGGTTGGCGACAAAGTAGATGTCTCCGGTCTTTCGAAGGGGCTCGGATTTCAGGGCACTGTCCGTCGTCACGGTTTCGGTGGCGGTCCCAAAACCCATGGCCAGTCAGATCGTCTGCGCGCCCCGGGTTCAATCGGCCAGTCGTCGTATCCCTCCAGGGTCCTGAAGGGTACGCGGATGTCCGGTCGTATGGGTGGCAAAAAGATCACGGTCAAAAACATACGGGTTGTCAAGGTCGATCCGGAAAACAATCTCATCTGTCTGAGGGGCGCGGTGCCCGGTAAGAAGAACAGTTTTATAAGGATTGCAGGTACTAAGTAG